One Vicia villosa cultivar HV-30 ecotype Madison, WI linkage group LG5, Vvil1.0, whole genome shotgun sequence genomic window, tcgaAGACAACGACTTTGGATTGTGAAAAATAAAGATGCAAGcaattttaattcaagagaagTGTATTGATACTTTGAATGGTGAATCATTGATGTTTGTCTCGCTTATACAATCACAGAAGACCGAGATGGTGGATAAGGCCATGAGTGTCATTATCTTGTGTCTCGCGAATAAAGTTTTAAGAGAAGTCGTCAGGGAGCAAACTACGATTGCGATGTGGGCAAAATTTGAATTATTGTATATGACCAAGTCTTTGAGTCACAGGTTGTGTCTAAAATAACAACTCTATTCATTCTGAATGGTGGAGAACAAATTGATAGTGGAGCAGCTTAAAGAATTTCACAAGATTATTGATCatcttgagaatattgaagtGAATATTGATGATCAGGACAAGGTTTTACTCTTGTTGAATTTAGTACCCTATCCTTTGAGCACTTTAAGGATGCCCTTATTTATTGTAAGGAAGGTACTATCACTTTGGATGAAGTCCAGACGGCGGTAAAATCTAAAGAATTTTCAAAAGCGAAAGCTTTGAATATTGAAGATAGTGGTGAAGGCTTGAGTGTTTCAAGAGGAGGAACTGAATGTAGAGGATTGTCCAAATCAAAGAAATTCGACAAGTCAGAGGTAAAATGCTTTAATTGTCCAAAAACCGGCCACTTCAAGAAGGATTATGATAATTTTGTTCAAGTTGTGGTTACTTTGGATGAGGATGGTTATTAGGATGTCGGTGCACTAGTGGTATTGAGTTTGTAGACTGAAGATAGTTGTGTCATAGACTCAAGTTAATTTTATCACATGTGTTCAAGAATAGAATACTTTGAGACTTTGAAGCTGGTGCAAGGTGGAGTAGTTTACCTTAGTGATAATACAGCTTGCAAGGTTCATGGTATTCGTATGTTCGGacttaaaatgtttgatgatcGTGAATTTCTTATTCGCAACGTGAACTATATTTCAGAACTCAAacgaaatttattatatataaacatGTTTGATGATCTAGACTATCGCAATAATTTTTAACAATATAaaaactctttttatttattaCATAATAAAATACTTTTGACActaccaatttgttgtgaaatagACATACCAGTTGAATACAATTCACAAGACAAACAAAAGTATTAAACAATTAACTCACTATATTATTCATTTGAATTCATACTTCACAATGGTTACTATATGTCTTTTATAGGcttaatttcttttatcttaaGAAAACACAGAGGTGATCCTAtttagggcccgtttgttttggttttttttttttaaataattttttgtgttacataattttgtggaaaaaaaatttataaaaaaactttttataaaaatttcaaataaaaattttggttgaatagttatttttaaaagataattttaggtatttcatctatttatgagaaaaaaattagatattaaatttttaaaaaatcacttaattttaaaactattttaaatagattttcataaaaatcattttagaaatataactttttgaaaaaattgcgattttgactaagttttagtctttaatatgttagaacaagatttgttctgatcaatattcttagttttgatgataacaaggatatgaattttgtgtgagataatgtggtactctaatacattgcaatttccctttcaggaaatatataaagagtatgcacaaatcagcgctcagaagctttgtctcagaaggttcagcatgcaacatcagaacatggtctggcaagacatcagaagatggtcaaggcagaatcagaacatgggtctatgaaagcatcagaagaacttgagatcagaagcagaagcactgaagttctcatggtatcacgctcagaagcacttcaaggtcagaagacaagaagatgctatgcaccaagctgtttgactctgatgatattcaaatattttattcacaaacatcagatcagaagaaagtacaggtggcaggctacgctgactgacaaaaggaacgttggaagctattaaaggcaacgtcagtagacacagcgtgaacaaggctcgaggtagttgacaaaagcgtgaaacattaaatgcaatgttgtacggaacacgcaaagcattaaatgcgcccaacggtcatcttctcaaacgcctataaatatgaagttctgatgagaagcaaggtcaacaactctgaaccaattctgaacgaaattattctgaaagacttgctgaaacgctgttcaattcaaagctcagaaacttcatcttcatcaaagctcactacattgctgttgtaatatattagtgagattaagcttaaacgttaagagaaatatcactgttgtgattatagcttttcagaagcatttgtaatactcttagaattgattacattaatttgtaagtaactagagtgatcaagtgttgatcaggatactctaggaagtcttagcttgtgtctaagcagttgtaattagagtgatcacgtggtggtcaggatactctaagaaagtcttagcttgtgtctaagcatttgttcctggagtgatcaggttgtgatcaggatactctagaagacttagtcgcggactaagtggaaaaccattgtaatctgttgcgattagtggattaaatcctcaggtgaggtaaatcactctgtgggggtggactggagtagtttagttaacaacgaaccaggataaaaataactgtgcaatttatttttatcgttcaagtttttaagactacacttattcaaaccccccctttctaagtgtttttctatccttcataataATGTATGTTtttgttataggatgtcaaaattaatgtttcattttagaaaaaacgaatataaaaaaaaatttaatacggTTTtagataatctatttttaaaaatataaaaaaaattacttttttaaagctgaaacaaataaaaatcttaatatctaaaaaaaaacttaatagaCAAGAAAATACTAGTCAAATAAAATGATGCCTCCAATTTCTTGTGGTCCAATAAAACTTCTGCTTAATGATAAAGTTGAACACATCATGCTTCTATAATCTTCTAGTATTCACTTGATTTAATTTCCAACCAATACTTTCACATTTATGACAAAAGTTAGATATGTGATTTATAGGGGTCTATAGATATTTAAATAATGGTGGATTCTTATTTACCCATTTAAAAATATTGAGTAACTTTACCCATCTTAATTTTGAATGGTTCATGTGACACTTTATTACGTTAATTAGCCATAGATACTATTATTCTATAATTATAAGTTTGCCCCAAATACATTAAATGTAGGTTATTATTTCCAATTCAATTGAGTGTTCACTATTCTCCAATTTAGATCCTATTCAGCGTGGGCTACTATAGATCTCTCACGTAGGAGACCtcatatttctttttctttttttcacaaATAAATAGGAACCGTTGGATTACATGATAGAATGGTGCACTATCACACAATAAAAAAACTCCCAATTATACATACTGACATAGTGAGAATAATGTTTCAATAtttcaataaaacacatattaattCCAATTAAACTGTAATGTTTTTATGCAAATTAAATTAGAGGAAAAGAGATATACAATGacagtataaaatatttttataatgtcAACCATTACAATcatgtatttaattaaaatataattttgattttaaaaaattaatataacatGAAAAATATAAAGATTTTGATTGGTTATATGTGTAAAGTTAATTTACACCGTCAGTGCACTTTCATTAAGTTATTGTTACTATTATATATATGAGGCACTACATTATCTCACGTGAAGATTAAGTTGAACTATTCCCCATaattaatttcatatatttttttttatatagcaATAATATcccttttattaattaattaatatgtaaACGTTGCAAcatattttaaatgataaaaaaagtattcaaattaaattaaattaaataattttcatttgattaatcttaaaactataataaaataaactaaaataaaatattaactaataaattaatttttagattgtttttgataaaataatattttaaaatttttatctttttaatacagtgtttttaaaaatatcaaaattttaaattgttactaacattaaaaatataatattttttaatatcaattttttaaaatatattgataaaaataattaagtgATTTTAACTATgagataattaataaaatataatttaaaaatattagtcTTTGGAATTTTTTTGGAAAGTCTTCAAAGGATATAAGATTAAGATGAAGTACTCCTATGAGAGTATTCAGATACCACATACTTAGATAGGAAACTCCTATGAGAGTATTCAGATACCACAAACTAAGATGAGGAACTCATGAGAGTATTAGGATACCACAAAGTAAGATGGGAAACTCTTATGAAAGTATTTAGATACCACTGAATAAGATGAAGAACTCCGGAGAGTATTCAAATACCACAAAGTAAGATGAGGAACTCTTATGAGAGTATTTAGATACCACCGAGTAATAAGAGAAACTCATGAGCATTCAGATACCATAGACTAAGATGGAAAACTTCTGAGAGTATTCAGACACCATAAACTAAGATGAGGAACTCCTACAAGAGTATTCAGAAATCACAAACTAAGATGAGGAACTCATTAGAGTATTCGGATACCACAAAGTAAAATGGGAAACTCTTATGAAAGTATTTAGATACCACCGAGTAAGATGAAGAACTCCTGAGAGTATTCAGATACCACAAAGTAAGATGAGAAACTCTTATGAGAGTATTTGGATACCACATAGTAATATGAGAAACTCTTGAGTATTCAGATACCACAGACTAAGATGGAAAACTCCTGAGAGTATTTAGACACCATAAACCAAGATGAGAAACTCCTACGAGAGTATTCATATACCACTTGCTAAGATGAGATACTCCTGAGAGTATTTAAACACCACAAACTAAGTTGAGGAACTCATGATCAGAGTATTCAGATACCACATATTAGAATGAGGCACTCATGAGAGAATTCTGATGCCCCAAACTAAGATGGGGCAAACTATGATAGTATTCAGATACCACAGACTTAGATGAGGAACTCCTGAGAGTATTCAGATACCACAGACCAAGGAAGAGATTCAACTATTGATGGTCgaatatgtgtgaaccatgtcagggatgcatagAAGAcgatcaactatgtgtgaaccgtgAAAGATAGTCAACTGATAATGGtctactatgtgtgaaccatgtcagatagTCAACTAATGATAGtcagctatgtgtgaaccatgttataaATGCATTAAAGATGGTCAAGTATATGTGAACAACATAAGATAGTTAATTGATGATGGAAAACAatatgtgaaccatgtcagggatgcatatGATGATGGTCACCTATGTGTGAACCATTGAagatagtcaactgatgatggtcgactatgtgtgaaccatgtcagggatgcattgaaaacggtcgactatgtgtgaaccatgtcatatAATCAAATGATGATTTCTTACTATGAGTAAACAatgtcaactgatgatgtccgactatgtatGAATAATGTCATGGAagatagtcaactgatgatggtcaactatatgtgaatcatgtcagggatgcattgaAGATAGTCAACTATGTTTGAACCATAGAAGATGGTCAATTGATGATGATCTACTATGAGTGAACCATGAAAGATAGTCAATTGATGATGGTCCACAATGTATGAACCATGTCagatagtcaactgatgatggccaactatgtgtgaaccatggaatggtcgactatgtgtgaaccatgtcagggatgcattgaAGATGTTCAAGTATGTGTGAACCATATCATAGATGCAtaggatgatggtcaactatgtttgAACCATGTGAGAGATGCGTTGAAGATGGTCAATTATGTGTGAATCATGGAAGATAGTCAACTTTTGATGTTCAACTATGTATAAACCATGTTAGTGATGCACTGAAGATAATTAACTATGTGCGAACCATCGAAGAAAGTTAACTGATGATGTTTAACTATgcgtgaaccatgttagggatgcattgaaaatggtcaactatgtgtgaaccatggaagataatctactgatgatggtcaactatgtgtgaatcatgtcAGTTATGCATTGAAAATGGTCAACTATGTTTGAACCATGGAAGATATTCAATTGATGATGATAAACCatttgtgaaccatgtcagggatgcattgaAGATAGTTAACTATGTTTGAACCATAAAAGATGGTCAATTGATGATGGCCTACAATGTGTGAACCATGGAAAATAGACAGTTGATGATGGTTGACAATGTATAAACCATGTCagatagtcaactgatgatggtcaactatatgTGAACCGTGGAAGATAGTcgactgatgatggtcgactctgtgtgaaccatgtcagggatgcattgaatattattattattaaaattttattaagttaaccattattattattattattattattattattattattattattattattattacttttgaAATATAACATATTTACATTGTTTtgctaattattattaaaaattaaattaccaCTTGCACACACTGAAATGTATTGAGCGGTGAAATGTATTGAGCGGTAAATGAAAATAAGTTTAGCGTCACCCTTCCTCAATTAACAATATACTCATTTTCACCATCCATGTTCTTGAAAATGAGGATATTTCCATCTGGAAAACCACTAAAGATGGCCATCTCACTCTTAAAGAAGCCTATAACAACATCATTAAACCCTGCCCTTCTTCTTCTTGGAAGTCCTTGCCTTGGAATGTTGACACTCCCCCTGCTCACTCAATGCTCCTATGGAGATTAATGCACAATAAGCTGCCCACATATGAGAATCTTTGTATTAGAGGCTTCTTGTTTCCCTCTCTCTGCAATCTCTGCCTTTCTTCTTGTGAAAATTCTGTTCATCTTTTCTTCGAATGCAAGTTTGCTAATAGTGTTTGGAACTGGTTCTTAAATATCCTTCAAATTAATATGGTGATTCAAAACTTGGATGATTGCTGGAAACTCCTGGACCAAAACTGGTCCCCTCAGGCCAGGTCTGTTGTTCATGCTAGTATAGCTAGCATTTTCTATCATATTTGGTCGACTAGAAACAAAGCGAGATTCGAGGATAAGGCTGTGCATTGGAAGACCTGTGTTGTGAAGGTTGCTGCCCAGGCTAAACTAACTGGGAACAACACCTGCAGGATTTCAAATTCGTCCATTTCCAATTTCTGCTTGCTCAAGAAGTTTGATGTTATTATGAATTATAAAAAGCCTACATCTCTCCTTGAAGTGCTTTAGTCTCCACCTCTCATTGGTTGGACAAAATGCAATATTGATGGCGTAGCTTCCGGTAACCCGAGACTGGCTGCTTGTGGTGGTGTGTTTAGAGACCACAATGCTACTCATGTCCTAAGCTTCTGTGAGTTCCTTGGGCACGACACTCCTGAGAATGCGGAGGTTTTTGCTGCTATTTTGGCTATAGAGCAAGCTAAAAGGCTGAACATCACTAAGTTTTGGCTTGAGACGGACTGTGTTTTTGTTGTGAATATGTTCAAGAATCGTCATTTAGTGCCTTGGAAGTTTCGATCTCGTTGGCTCTTGTGTTGGGACTATACAATTCAAATTGAGTTTATGATAACACATAATTTTCgcgaagccaatttttgtgcggaCTCCTTGGCTAATTTGGGTTTAGTTTACAagtcatttaatttatttaactttGTTCATGAAGAGATCATTAGAGATTACTTGCTAGACAAGTCGGGTACCCCTAGACTTATGGTTTGTCTTTAAGGggttttggtttggtcccccTTGTGTATTTTGTCTTCTCCTTTTGCTTAATGATATCTTCttcttttgtttaaaaataataataataataatatggtaaaataaaaaatttgaaaattttttttcACTAAATAATGGTGTAATTAAAATTatgaaattgaatatttatgataaaataaaaaatttgaaaattaaaattcaaaattgaatttgattattTTGGATGTGGAAGCAatatatatttatgatatataattaaaaaactcaattttataataaattaaatattaaaaaaagtaacTAAGCAATTGAGGTCGTTTACCAGTGGTAAACGAGCTTCACGAAATAAAATTGCTAATCTTATTATTAAGTTTATGGGTAAATGAAAATAAGTTTGcttattattgttttattgattttttaaaactacactcaatcattttttatgaggagTAGTCATCCAACATATCTTGATTTAAatatatcatatattttttattaaaaaaaattgtaaatcatATTAGTATTAAGAatagtatttttttaaacaagtatttaaaaaatagaaaaatataataatgaaaaCATCAAAACGAAAACCGAAGCATCATGTAAAGAGAAAAAAATCATATGTATTGTTTTCTACGCACAGTGAATTAATTTGTGGTGATGATCATTAATTAAAATTCTGCATTGGAAACTAACATCAATTTAATTACATAGGATAAATTTACAATTATTAAAAGATAAAGCAACtagttgtaaatatttttttttttaatgacatgTCATATGCCATATTTTTAAACCAATCAATTGCTTACAATTCATATGGGTAATGTTACCCAACTTATTTTGTTGGGTAATGAAGTTGCCTTCTTAAATAATTTGTTGCTTAAAAAAAGTTGGACCATTATttgatatacaaaaatttacttgGTTTAGTAGTAGGCTGCAATATCCATAATGCCATACACAAACCCTTTATGGTTGCATTTGCATGGCAATGTGAAATTCTCAGCAGTCTTAATTTGGCTAACTTGTTGAAAAATGAATATTGAGCAGAAGTAGAAGCTGAATACAATTAATCTAAATAGAGATTTTCTATTGATAAAATTGAATTCCACACCATTGGTGGTAGCCATAACAACTTGAGTTGATCATGGCATGAAACAAACTCTTGCTTACATTACAAGTAAGTAAAGAATACATCAAATGAAAAAGGAAATTCATAAAGAACTGTTAATGAATCCATTTATTTGTAACAATCAATGAATCAATCAATTAGCTCAAGCAATTTCCTCATTGCATGCTTTTTCATTACCTTCCCATATACTTCTCTTCCTAACCTAAAAACTTTCTCCATCTCCAAATTTCCATCACCACTACCACCACTGGCTTTTTTCTTCAACTCCTCATTCAGAATCTTAAGCACCCTGTGATCACTTCCCACTGCATCTGTGATGCTATCAACCACTGCATCGAATATCGGAATCCTCCTTCCCCATTTTTTCATACATTTCTCCGAACCATAAGCCTCCGAATACAACGACCAAAACGAAGCCCTCATGTATCCCCTCTCTTTCCCTCTTAACTTCCATCTCTTCATTTGTTCCTCGAGTTTATACACCAAACTACCAACATCCATCCCTTTTTCAATACCGATCTCAATCTCCTTCAACTCTTTCTTGTTGTACAAGATATCCACCTCAAACTTACACCTCTTACACCTGCATTGAATCCCCCATGTCACAGACATATCTCTTCTCTTATTCAACGGAGCAAGTGGATCATAATAAGCAAAAGTTAGCTCTTCATCCGCTTTCAAATCTCTCGAAGCATGAACTATTAAATAATCCCCAACATGCAAACGCCTCGCATTAGGAGTACACGAGTGATTGATGAACGAAGGAAGCAACCATAGCCCTACACCATAACAATCATTGTTCTTCCTCAAAACATTGGCCGAAACCGCATCCTCAGTCAGAGAATTAACATCCAATATAGCCAATAACTTAACCATATCAATTTCCTCGCGTGAACTCATTTCACCAATACTCTCGGGTCTAAACAGATCTACATCAGGCACGTCGAGTTCATCCTCATTTCCCCCTATCGACAATTTCTCAATCAAATCTCTAGTTTTATGACATTTTCTAACCAATTCTATAACTTTATCAACAAAATTCTTCCACATAACTAACTGTGTATCTTCACTCAAATCTTTACCTGCCAATATACTCCTCTCCATCGCAATTGCCTTCGTAATCAAGATCAAAGACCCTGCATCAATATCCTTAGTAGCGAAAATCCCCCGCCCACTAATCTCAGATTTCCTAATCTGAACATCCCCAATATATTCAGCAAGCTCGGGAGCCTTACCCGGATACCCATTCGAAACCCAATCCGAAAGATCAAGAAACCCCGTCCTTGATAAAAATTCAAACTTTCTACATTTTTGCCAAAACCCAAGAAAATCATCATTCCCATTCGCTTGAGGATCAAGATGGGCCATTCTAAAGCAATGAAGAGCCATAGAATATCTATTAAGCGAAAGCAAAATCTTACCTttacaaactagggttttgaaatgGGCAGCATCAATTTCTAAAGCGTGATCACAATCTAGCAACGCGGAGTTGAATTCGCGCAGTCTTGATTTCGCTTCTGCTCTGTTGCATAGAGCTATGCAGAGGGATTTGCGAAGCTTGAGTGAGTTGAAGTCAGATTGAGGAAGAGAGAGGTGGTGGGTGCAGAGGGTGATGAACTGGGAGTAAGCTTCGATTGAAGGGTTCCATTCTTCTCTGATGAAAAGCTCTGTTGCTCTGGATCTGAGATTTTGCATGTGCTCTTCTTCTGGTGTTGTCgccatttttctggtttttctttttttgtgtttGAATTTTTAAAAGTGTTGTTGTAACTCTTTTGAAAGTGTGGCTTTAGATTCAAATGTTTCTGAATGTAACGGTCGTTTATTTGAATGATATAGTTTTCTGTTACTGTTTTTGGCTTCTTTATAGTTTGACTGAAATACACATCACTGATTGGATTTGGATGGAATCATGAATGTTAGTAGGCCAATTATGGTGTtattcttccatgatttgttcactcataaaaaattaatttaaatacacCTTAAAGTAATTTTACGAATTTTTTCCTCCATTATCACACTTCTGAACTGATTTTCCTCAAATGCTGCAATCTGAAAATTAATTTCAAGAATATCACACTTTTAGACCAGTTGACAATCCAAATGGAGACATTGTAGGGTCTACGCTGACTGCAAAGCATGTCGTCATCTCATTGGAAGACATGGTAGGGTCCACGCTGACTGCAAAGCATGTTGCCATTTGACTTGGAAAcatgctattattttattttattttcctttttgtgaattaatatatttttgttatatatattatataaatccaataaataagttaattgatttaaaattagttttaattaattttaaatattaaaaaaattaattaattttttttaaacataatttacACAAGTTGTAATATTAATACAAcaaaatatgaataataaataacaagatagtaatttataaataaatattattaaacataataatactaatacaacaacataaataaaaaaaaaaacgttgACGAAACAAATGACCAATCGGTACCACAATGAGGTGGTCTTTGCGTACGATGACCACGGCCATATTGTTGTTCTTCTTCAGTTGGACCAGGGTCGTCTTTTGTCGTTTGTGTTAGAGGTGGAGGAGACCAAAGTTCACCTAACATCTCATAATCACTGACATTAAGATTGAAGTTTAAGTTTGGGGTGGATTGTGTGTGCGGCGGGTCAGGGTTGGTCAAGGTTGGGATATAATTAATGGTGGGTGGTTGAGTGTTAAAGGTTGAAGGGTTTTGTTGGACGTAAGGGGAGTCAAAGTTTGGATGCGTGATAGGTGTGAATTGCATGGGTGGACGGATATAAGTTTGTAGGTGTTGGGTTTGATAGTTATAATTTGTTTGCGAATGAGATTGGGTGTATTGGGTGTAGGAAGAGTATTGTGGGTCAATGTATGGGTTAGGAGTATGTTGTTGGGAATAATTGGGGTTAAAATGGTGCTGTTATGAGGGTTGAGATTGTTGTTGGAAGGTTTGGTGTTGAGGTTGTTGTTGAAATAGTTTGGGTTGAGATTGTTGTTGGAAGGTTTGGTGTTGAGGTTGTTGTTGAAATAGTTGGGGTAGAGGTTGTTGTTAGAAGGTTTTAGGTTGATGTTGTTATTGAGACCCACTTGGACGGTTTGTTGAATTTGGAATTGAACGCGTGTCAGTGAGAAAGTGTTTGTACGATGCATATATGAATGGAAGTGACCTATTTTAATGCATGTACTGTGGTGATGGTTTCGTCTCCTCTTGTAATTGTGTTCCCTCCAACGTATAAGATTCCCTATCTGTCCAACATTGTTGCTCATCGCGGTATAGTTCAGTCCATGGAGTTAAGCGAGACTTGTTTGTTTTCATCTTGTGATGTTCTTTAAGGCAGATTGGTGTATCGAGTATATGTTGTTGATACCCGAtcactttgatgcatttcaaCAAGATGGAAACAAATTAAATACGTTCTTGCACTCCAAATCGAACTATCTTAATCTGACAAGTATAATTAATTGAATACATTTATTAGTGTAACGAAATAgagttaaaacaaaatatattaccAAAAGAGCTGATGAATAGAAACCCGATCTGGTTGCATGTGATCAATTTGGAACCGGTATCCTTGGTGATAGTGTCGGGGGTTGTTCTTGAAGTTCATGCCTTTAACACACCatctaaagaaaataaaaaaaaatgtaaaagttattcaaaaagaatttaaaaataaataatgaagtTAAATTATAATTTACCTCGAAGCATGAGGATATGCTGGAGGGAACGCATATGCAGGAGAAATAATAGGCAATCGTGTAAATGTCCAAGCTTGAAGAAGTAAAAGACATCCTGATATTTCTTTTACTTTGAACTCGCAAGCTTCGCACATCTACCTGTACAAGTTACACAAAACAGCAGAACCCCAACTATATGTGCCACACTGATTAAAACAGAGAGGAATTGCGACCATTTTGGGTGGACGTGGTTACCGCTTTTGTCGGGAAACAAAAGTTGCCCAATGAGAATCATTATATAAATTCGAGCATATCTAATTTTATGCTCTTCTGTTGGTATATTTGCTTCTGCTTGATAAATGGTTTTAAGCCATGTCAATTTTACAGCGGAACCATGTAAAGCATTTTGCGGTGGGACTTCCCCTACGATTGCAGGCCATACATCATCATCTACCTCGGAAGGACCATTTAATTGCGTACCATCAACAGGAAGTCCCAGTAACATGTTAACATCCTCCAACGTGATGGTGCATTCACCTGTCGGAAGATGAAAAGTGTGAGTTTCTGGCCTCCATCTTTCTAATAATGTTAAAATTAATCGGTTGTCTATTTGGATTGATGGTATTTTCGTAACATGGTATAAATCGGACGAAATTAGATACGGGACGATTGCTGGATATGGCTCCAACTTTTGGTGAGTTCTACATCTAAATTCATGTATATCTTCATCATCTAGCTGTAATAAATAGTAATATtacataaataaacataaaacatattACGCACATCCTCATCGGTCTCTAATTGTGTTACTTCTTCAATTAGAATGCCATCATCGTTGAAGTACCTGCGATTAAATGCTATAAAGAGTGCATACAAAAACTCAGACAATGGCTGGCAAAATCCTCCTTCAGTGCATGTGTATTGCATCAGACACATCGCACAAAACTTTATGCGAGCGATCAAGGACAAAGACCTTCGCAAAAAAGTTGTAAACATGGGTAatttattct contains:
- the LOC131607316 gene encoding methyltransferase FGSG_00040, yielding MATTPEEEHMQNLRSRATELFIREEWNPSIEAYSQFITLCTHHLSLPQSDFNSLKLRKSLCIALCNRAEAKSRLREFNSALLDCDHALEIDAAHFKTLVCKGKILLSLNRYSMALHCFRMAHLDPQANGNDDFLGFWQKCRKFEFLSRTGFLDLSDWVSNGYPGKAPELAEYIGDVQIRKSEISGRGIFATKDIDAGSLILITKAIAMERSILAGKDLSEDTQLVMWKNFVDKVIELVRKCHKTRDLIEKLSIGGNEDELDVPDVDLFRPESIGEMSSREEIDMVKLLAILDVNSLTEDAVSANVLRKNNDCYGVGLWLLPSFINHSCTPNARRLHVGDYLIVHASRDLKADEELTFAYYDPLAPLNKRRDMSVTWGIQCRCKRCKFEVDILYNKKELKEIEIGIEKGMDVGSLVYKLEEQMKRWKLRGKERGYMRASFWSLYSEAYGSEKCMKKWGRRIPIFDAVVDSITDAVGSDHRVLKILNEELKKKASGGSGDGNLEMEKVFRLGREVYGKVMKKHAMRKLLELID